A single genomic interval of Methanocalculus natronophilus harbors:
- a CDS encoding methionine synthase, with protein sequence MTSRAFTPGILIPTTVVGSFPAVPGRGLGALIDPYRHAVQFAVAEQIRAGIDIISDGQVREGMIQAFTGSLPGIRDDQVISRVGAAPGGITVKDTAYALTQAAAVKGILTGPTSLAHALRITTPGYRNREELVMDLAAALAAEARALADTGVCIIQVDEPILSTGVADLHTAVDAIKMIAENVPVPLCLHVCGPLGDIIDPLLSLPIAILDFEAATEPANLEVCSEKDLGGKMIGCGCVASADHEVEPVDLIKSRIERCIEVFGPENILVDPDCGLRMHTPEGAFAKLSRLGEAARLVRNELE encoded by the coding sequence ATGACATCCAGGGCATTCACACCCGGCATCCTGATCCCAACAACTGTTGTCGGGAGCTTTCCGGCAGTTCCGGGAAGAGGGCTTGGTGCGCTCATTGACCCGTACCGGCATGCAGTGCAGTTTGCTGTCGCCGAACAGATCCGTGCCGGAATCGATATCATTTCTGACGGACAGGTCCGCGAAGGGATGATCCAGGCTTTCACTGGCAGTCTGCCCGGGATCAGGGATGACCAGGTGATCTCCCGTGTCGGTGCTGCTCCCGGCGGGATCACCGTGAAGGATACTGCATATGCGCTGACACAGGCAGCAGCTGTCAAGGGCATTCTCACCGGGCCGACATCGCTTGCCCATGCACTCAGGATCACAACACCCGGGTACCGGAACAGGGAAGAACTGGTCATGGACCTTGCTGCTGCTCTTGCCGCAGAAGCCCGGGCGCTTGCCGATACCGGCGTCTGTATCATCCAGGTGGATGAGCCGATCCTCTCAACAGGTGTTGCGGATCTACACACCGCAGTCGATGCAATCAAAATGATTGCTGAGAATGTTCCGGTTCCTCTCTGCCTGCATGTCTGCGGACCGCTTGGGGATATCATTGATCCGCTCCTCTCCCTCCCGATAGCAATCCTTGATTTCGAGGCTGCAACTGAGCCGGCAAACCTGGAGGTCTGCTCGGAGAAGGATCTCGGCGGGAAGATGATCGGCTGCGGGTGTGTTGCCTCTGCCGATCACGAGGTTGAGCCTGTTGACCTGATAAAAAGCCGGATCGAGAGGTGCATTGAGGTGTTTGGGCCTGAGAATATCCTGGTCGACCCGGACTGCGGACTCAGGATGCATACGCCGGAAGGGGCGTTTGCAAAACTTTCACGCCTCGGCGAGGCTGCACGGCTGGTGAGAAACGAACTGGAGTAA